The genomic segment CAGTGGCGGCGACAGGGTTCATGGTGGCGGTGATGCGTCGGGAAGTGAGCAGTTGAGCCGCTCGTTTGACGGATGGGATGAGGATGAATGAATTTGTAACCACTGCCGGCGACACCGTCTTCTCATTTTAAGATTATTCCTCGTATTTCAATGCTAGTCCGCCCTGGCTGGTTTCCTTGTAGAGTGATGGCAGGTCGTGACCAGTGCGCTTCATCACCTGCACCACATGGTCGAACGATATGCGATGGGTGCCATCTGAGGTGATGGCATAGAGAATCGAGTCGGCTGCACGTGCAGCAGCGAAGACATTCCGTTCGATGCAGGGAATCTGAACGAGTCCGCAGATGGGGTCGCACGTCATGCCAAGATGATGCTCCAGTCCCATCTCGGCTGCATATTCTATCTGACTGGGACTGCCCCCACAGAGTTGACAGCCTGCGGCAGCCGCCATGGCGCAGGCCACGCCCACCTCGCCCTGGCATCCCACCTCGGCACCACTGATGCTGGCGTTCTGCTTAACCACATTGCCAAAGAGTCCGGCCGTGGCAAGGGCTCTCAGGATGCGCTGTTCAGAGAAGGCGTATTGGTGGAAATACTGATAGAGCGTGGCAGCCACCACGCCGCAGGAACCACAGGTGGGTGCCGTGACGATGGTGCCACCTGATGCGTTCTCTTCGATCACTGCCAGGGCATAGGCATACAGCATGCCACGCGATTTAAGTGGCTCGCGAAAGTCCTGCGCCTTCTGATAGGTGGAAGCCGCCTTGCGTGGCAGCCCCAGCGGCCCAGGCACAGAACCTTCTGCGTCCAGACCTCGCTCCACGGCGTCCTGCATCGTGGCCCACACCTCTCTCAGATAATCCCATATCTCTGGGCCTTCGCATTGTTCTACGTACTCCCAGTAACAGCGTCCATTCTGCTTGCACCATTCAAGGATGTCCTTAATCTTGTTCATCTCGTATACCTCAGCACCAGCATCCACCATATCGCTGTCCGGCTTTCCCTCAGAGAGTGCGCCTCCTCCCACGCTATACACAGTCCATGGGTCGCCGTCGTCGGCCGTGAATATCATGCCGTTGGGATGAAAAGGAAGTGTTATCCTGGGTTTCCAGATGATCTCCACTGGAGCAATCTTGCTGAGTACATTGATGATGGCAATGTCGGTCAGGTGACCCTTGCCTGTTGCTGCCAGACTGCCATAGAGGGTTACTTCAAAACACTTTGCTTCAGGGTGACGTTCGGCGTAGATCTGCGCCGCTTTTGCTGGTCCCATCGTATGACTGCTTGATGGGCCTTTCCCAATACGGAATAGTTCTCTGAGTGATTTCATATGGGTTCAAATAAAAAAATAAAGTGCAAATTTACGAAACACCACTCGCACGGCCATGCATCGTATTTGTGTTTTTTGTTAGAGATGTAGGACTGCTGATAACTTGTTAGTAAACGGATACTAAAAAGATGAATAGTATCAATAATCCTGCTCTTTTCTTTCTGATTTGTCAGAAGATAGCGCTGAAGGGATTTAACAGATTTGTTTGTTTAAACATTGTTAATTCTTCATCATTAATTCGCGATTTATTTGGAAGATATCTGTTTAATTTATATATTTGCAACACATAAACATAAAACATTAAATACAAGCTTAATAATTATAACAACTTAAAAAAACTAGCAAGATGCAAAATAAAAGTTATCTTCCATTTGCCATTCTTTGGGCAACACTTTTACAGTATGCCAGAACTAGAAAAAGTTGGTTTAGCCTATAAAGAGGCATAAATCTTTAAAAAAACAAACCGTTTATGTTGGTGATAAGATAAAATATTATCTTCCTTAAAATAGTTCATCATAAATCTTTGCTTTCTTATGAAAAAGTTTTTTTATCTCATTTCTCTAGTTGCTTTGTTCTCAATAGAATTAAAAGCACAGTATTCAAATCTAGAAGTAGAACGTGATAATCAACTAAGACTCTCGAAAATAGAGAGTACCAGTTTAGTACAAAACAACGTGACTACACAAGTTAATAATGGAAGACCAGAAACAGTTTTTTCAGTAACTGTTTCTGATTCTGGAATTTATCATATTAGTTTTTGGCTCATGGGTGTGAGGCATCTGAATGGTACTTTTTCAAAA from the Prevotella sp. E15-22 genome contains:
- a CDS encoding L-serine ammonia-lyase, iron-sulfur-dependent, subunit alpha, encoding MKSLRELFRIGKGPSSSHTMGPAKAAQIYAERHPEAKCFEVTLYGSLAATGKGHLTDIAIINVLSKIAPVEIIWKPRITLPFHPNGMIFTADDGDPWTVYSVGGGALSEGKPDSDMVDAGAEVYEMNKIKDILEWCKQNGRCYWEYVEQCEGPEIWDYLREVWATMQDAVERGLDAEGSVPGPLGLPRKAASTYQKAQDFREPLKSRGMLYAYALAVIEENASGGTIVTAPTCGSCGVVAATLYQYFHQYAFSEQRILRALATAGLFGNVVKQNASISGAEVGCQGEVGVACAMAAAAGCQLCGGSPSQIEYAAEMGLEHHLGMTCDPICGLVQIPCIERNVFAAARAADSILYAITSDGTHRISFDHVVQVMKRTGHDLPSLYKETSQGGLALKYEE